A window of Pan paniscus chromosome 10, NHGRI_mPanPan1-v2.0_pri, whole genome shotgun sequence contains these coding sequences:
- the MFAP5 gene encoding microfibrillar-associated protein 5 isoform X1, translating to MSLLGPKVLLFLAAFIITSDWIPLGVNSQRGDDVTQTTPETFTEDPNLVNDPATDETVLAVLADIAPSTDDLASLSEKNTTAECWDEKFTCTRLYSVHRPVKQCIHQLCFTSSRRMYIVNKEICSRLVCKEHEAMKDELCRQMAGLPPRRLRRSNYFRLPPCENVDLQRPNGL from the exons ATGTCGCTCTTGGGACCCAAGGTGCTGCTGTTTCTTGCTGCATTCATCATCACCTCTG ACTGGATACCCCTGGGGGTCAATAGTCAACGAGGAG acgATGTGACTCAAACGACTCCAGAAACATTCACAGAAGATCCTA ATCTGGTGAATGATCCCGCTACAGATGAAACAG TTTTGGCTGTTTTGGCTGATATTGCACCTTCCACAGATGACTTGG CCTCCCTCAGTGAAAAAAATACCACTGCAG agtgctgggatgagaaATTTACCTGCACAAGGCTCTACTCTGTGCATCGGCCCGTTAAACAATGCATTCATCAGTTATGCTTCACCAG TTCACGACGTATGTACATCGTCAACAAGGAGATCTGCTCTCGTCTTGTCTGTAAGGAACACGAAGCTATGAAAG ATGAGCTTTGCCGTCAGATGGCTGGTCTGCCCCCTAGGAGACTCCGTCGCTCCAATTACTTCCGACTTCCTCCCTGTGAAAATGTGGATTTGCAGAGACCCAATGGTCTGTGA
- the MFAP5 gene encoding microfibrillar-associated protein 5 isoform X2: protein MSLLGPKVLLFLAAFIITSDWIPLGVNSQRGDDVTQTTPETFTEDPNLVNDPATDETVLAVLADIAPSTDDLECWDEKFTCTRLYSVHRPVKQCIHQLCFTSSRRMYIVNKEICSRLVCKEHEAMKDELCRQMAGLPPRRLRRSNYFRLPPCENVDLQRPNGL, encoded by the exons ATGTCGCTCTTGGGACCCAAGGTGCTGCTGTTTCTTGCTGCATTCATCATCACCTCTG ACTGGATACCCCTGGGGGTCAATAGTCAACGAGGAG acgATGTGACTCAAACGACTCCAGAAACATTCACAGAAGATCCTA ATCTGGTGAATGATCCCGCTACAGATGAAACAG TTTTGGCTGTTTTGGCTGATATTGCACCTTCCACAGATGACTTGG agtgctgggatgagaaATTTACCTGCACAAGGCTCTACTCTGTGCATCGGCCCGTTAAACAATGCATTCATCAGTTATGCTTCACCAG TTCACGACGTATGTACATCGTCAACAAGGAGATCTGCTCTCGTCTTGTCTGTAAGGAACACGAAGCTATGAAAG ATGAGCTTTGCCGTCAGATGGCTGGTCTGCCCCCTAGGAGACTCCGTCGCTCCAATTACTTCCGACTTCCTCCCTGTGAAAATGTGGATTTGCAGAGACCCAATGGTCTGTGA